In the Oryza glaberrima chromosome 6, OglaRS2, whole genome shotgun sequence genome, one interval contains:
- the LOC127775381 gene encoding agamous-like MADS-box protein AGL61: MMKRKIEIKRIKNEEARQVCFSKRRPSVFKKASELYTVCGAEVAMLVKSPAGKFFSFGAPSVGFVLSRFHATTTSRKHSSMGVTIQHDNSATIKLHELNQQHIELQNQLQAQNEKMKALQEVAKKESGEKVMGWLNSKVEDICQEDLEEFKMVLESLKYLTRGIINQLFQNYAMFSNMMRVQHCVTALPNQQFLPSSEDVKPMIHHVPSSSYGWNTSIDSKPNSSDAHVVGARRYFPK, translated from the coding sequence ATGATGAAGCGGAAGATTGAGATCAAGCGCATCAAGAATGAGGAAGCACGCCAAGTGTGTTTCTCTAAGCGTCGTCCTAGTGTGTTCAAGAAGGCCAGCGAGCTCTATACCGTCTGTGGTGCAGAGGTTGCTATGCTCGTCAAATCTCCTGCTGGTAAATTTTTCTCCTTTGGTGCCCCCTCTGTCGGATTTGTTCTTAGCCGCTTCCATGCTACTACTACTTCTAGAAAACACTCCAGTATGGGTGTTACGATCCAACATGATAATAGTGCAACAATCAAACTACATGAGTTGAATCAACAACACATAGAGTTGCAAAACCAACTGCAAGCTCAAAATGAGAAAATGAAAGCGCTACAAGAGGTTGCTAAGAAGGAAAGTGGGGAAAAAGTGATGGGTTGGTTGAATAGCAAGGTTGAAGATATATGCCAAGAAGATTTGGAAGAGTTCAAGATGGTGCTTGAGTCTCTAAAGTACTTGACGAGGGGGATAATTAATCAACTCTTTCAGAATTATGCTATGTTCTCTAATATGATGCGTGTGCAGCATTGTGTGACCGCTTTGCCCAATCAACAATTCCTTCCGAGCAGTGAAGATGTCAAACCGATGATTCACCATGTTCCTAGTTCAAGTTATGGATGGAACACAAGCATAGATAGCAAACCTAATTCAAGTGATGCTCATGTTGTTGGGGCCAGGAGGTACTTTCCGAAGTGA